The DNA sequence TCATCGTCATGGGTGTTCCCTTAGCTGGCGAAGCATTTGCTCACAGCTCAATACTCACACATGCGACCTTTCGGGCGTGCCCTCTAGAAAAGAAGCGCGAATGAGAAAAGTGGAATGACTGGATGAGAGACATCATACCTCACGTTCAAATGCCTGACGGCAAGCTAGTATCTTGGGCGAACGGAAGCAAGACATGTGGCCGTTGAGTATGGCAGTATACTGATGTCTTCAGCATGGGCAGGACCTGGTTTAGCTATATTTCATAATATAGTAGGAGTTTTCCCACTGTAAGAGTAACGTGTCACGTGGAAACAGGCAACTCGGTGGTGCCGTAACGCGCGCACTACGTTCATTTTCCTCTGATGCCAGCTGGTGTCTTTACCCCCATTGTGTTTTCGCTCTCTTCTATTGTCTCCCTTTCTACcattttgtttgttttcttctctgttctatgctttctctgctctgctcctctctttttctttttcgttcccttcccttctcccccctcttctcctctcttcccctTACAGCTGTCTTTGTACCACCATTCAACAACGCTTTTCGTCCTCCAATTTCTTTCGATCATACAACTTCAAAGTTTCATCAAGCATCTTTCGTTTTACTTGAGGACATCGCCAGTCACAGTGCGCCATAACCCTAGTCCTTGAAACATTGCCGAACAAATTGCTGACAGAAAACTGTGTATCAATCTAAATGTCTGCTAACTACGAAGAGGCAGGACACGAAACAGCACCCGATGCCAGCATCACAGCAACACTTGCTCTGATCAAGATCTCGGATAGCGACTCAGCTGCGAGCAATGAGAACTATGCATCCAAAATGAATGATACCGCTCAAGATGTCGACCCATCCTCGACCGCCGTGAAATCGGAACCTGAAGATACCCTTCCTCCTATGGAGGGTATTGCTTTTTGGGTTTACTCGAGAAGCTTTGGACAACACCAATTCAGATGAGGAGAGGACAGACACAAGTGCGCAGTCAAACGCGGAAGGGATGGATGAGCGAACCATCATAAGAGAGCTCCTTGCGTAAGGGAACAGAATGGACAGGCTTGAAGCTGTGATGCAGCGACAAATCACGAAGTTGGATGAATACATGGCGGAAATTCGCCAGATTTCTAGGCGTTCTCAGTGAAATATACGACGCGATATGTAGTATGAAATATAGAGAAGTCATCGAGCACTCCAATTATTTTACCCAGCACTCCAGCCatagctcaacaaggcagctaGACCAAACATAGATCTTTTCATTACAGCTCCTCATCTTTGTTCGGGTGCTTCTATCCTTCATGTCGGTTTACCTTGTCTCGACAGAGACTTCAGGCCTTCAGTATTTTCAGCCTAACTCCAGTAGGTGCGCCCATTGGCTTCCTCGCGAACGGTTTCTATACACTTGAGGGAATTTATTGGGCGGGTGATCCCACTGCCATCCTTATTGATCTCCCTCTCGATACCACGTTGCCATTTCTCACCACAAAGGACGGCGAATGACGTGGGAAATCCCTCGCCCAGCAATAGCCAGATGGTAGTCTCATTGAAACACCTCCATCACAAAGCGTAGTTGTATCCATGGCTCATGTGGGTAGCCGAAGTAGAATGACCTAGGCACATTAATGCGCctttcttgtcttgtcttcaCCGAATGAGCATCCTAGTGCTGTTTATAGGATGCACTACACACTTTActagtagcatcagtagcattAGTAGTATTAGTAGCTGTAGTTGCAGTAGCTGTAGTCTCTGCGTTAAACAGTAAATGGGGATGAGAGGCATGTCGAATGATAGGTTTGGCGTAATAGGAGAAACTGATTCATCCCATTGGCCATCTGCCCACATTGTATTTCCCATAGTTGGGTCAATACTCCAAAGACAATGATTAAAAGGCATTTGTTGCACAGGTTGTCTAACGTTGTCCCAGTCTGCAGCAACATATCGAAACATGGTTTTATTGGTAAACCATGTATCGATTGTTACTGTGCATTTTCTCAAGTCCAAGTGTTTCATATTGAACTTTTCCCCTCGTCTCAGTGCGAAAATGCCAAACATCATGGCAATTCCATGATCTTGCATCTTGCAGAGGGATGCTTTAAACAAATGTGTTTGCCAAGGGACGATTGGCAGGTTCCAGCGACCAAGGAACATGCGGAAACAAATTACTTCTTGTGAAACATTTGGTTTTGTTTGGCATATATCGTTGAAGCGGTTGCAAAAGTGTGCGGCCATCCAGTATATTATGGTAACCTTATTGACACCCTTTTCCCCTAAGCCTTCCTTCTCGGCAAAGGAGTTGCAGCTTGCACGATATATTGATAGTAATAGAGGTGTCATCTTTAATAAATCACGCCAATTCCAGCCATTCGCGATTGCCCGTGGCCTTGATGAGGGGTGACAGGGGTAAAAGATATGGCCACCATTAGGCATAGGAATGGCGAAATGGAATTCGAGTTGAAGTTTGGAAATACCGGAATGCGTTGCGATGTCGAGAAGTATGTCATAGATATCTTGGTATGCCTTCTAGGCGCCAGGGCTATCTTTAACCGGTTCGTCACCAGTAGTAAACAGTTCTGCCTTCTTAGATTCGATGATCTTTTGGGCTTCCGGGGCTTGCGTTCCTGTTCTGAGGGTCTCTAATACGGCTTGTCTTGTTGTCATAGACCACTGCATCAGACATGGAATATTCTAGATATTTTCAATTTCCCAATTATGCATGATATGCAAGATCCTCGACTGACTCAATCTACTGTATGGACTAGGCATACCAGACATACGAGATATACGAGATATACGAGACTTGCGAGATCTAATAAATTGACTCGATACCTATACGAGATACGAGATTGACAAACTTTATTTCGGAGGCTAAAATATCTACAACCCTTTCTTGCATTATCATATTGCGATAACCGCATCACGGCAATGACTTGTGGATTTTTGAGTCTGAAAAGTCACACGAGTTTGAACAGCGACGCATACTTATCATGCCTGTGACTGATTCAGCAATAGGTCAGTCTAATTCATCTTAAAAATTACAATTGGGATACTTCCATGCAAGATACACTTGATTGGATAGAGTAGTAGCGGAATCGTACATGTAGCGTAAGAGTCACGGTGAAAATTAGTATGAAAGGTAGAGATTACACAATAGGCACAAAGGAATCGCCACAGTCGTATATGATCAATCACACGTGTAGTACAGAATTGatgaaatatatatattgcaCACCGCTTGAATAACCCATATCTATCATGACATATATATGTAACGCGAAAAATGCTATCAATTGTTACCCCATTGCACCGTAAACTTGCCAACCGTTTAATATCAAATCAGTTCCTTTTCCCCTATAAAATCCAAGTCCAACTATCCATTGAGAGGAGATTTGCACGTAAAAGTGTTTATCTGCGGCGACTTAAAAGCAGACATAAGGCCCTCGACTGCTGCATACGTGCCCAGTCCACTGAGTGCCAGTGAGCCAAGCGTGTAGACAAGCAGGGTGATGTGCAGCCACCAGAACCTGCCAAAGAATCCTCGCATGATCCGCTTCACCCCGGAATCTCTACGACGGACGGTACCAGTCGTCGGGTCGAAGCCGCCTTCTCCTTCCATTGCGCTTCGCTGTACAGAAAGTCCGAGGCCGATGAAAGCGGGGAACGTGTACGTAAACTGCACAAGACACACAGCAGCGGTGACGCTCGTCAAACCGAAGAAATCGGGAATGGAGCCGGCAATGATGAATGCAATGATCCAGTAGATTGGGACCAGAACAGCCCACAGGATCTTGCCTCCCTTGGTGGTCAAAGGCGGGGCTTTGAAAATCTCCATGAAGACGTTGTTGTAGATGACCTTGATGCCAATGTTGCCGTAAAGCGTCGCAGCAATAATGCCTCTATACCAGCAATGTTAGCGGCCAGGAGAGTGAAAAAAGGGTAATAAAGAAAGACTAACGTGATCACAGCAAGCATATTGCAAACGGTTTGCCAAGCGTAGGGCGATAATCCTTGATAAGCGAGCTGGTGTCGTTAGTTGATGATCTTGAATCCCTGGTGTCATAGCATCCACGCCTCTAACGCGCAACGCTAAGAATGAACTTACCTGATTGGAATACTGTCCTTGATAGTAGTAAACAAATGATCCGTAGGACATGTAGCACGcataaataaaaaactgaGCACCCCACATAGCCTTGAGGAAGTCCCGTGGTCGCTGAAGCTCAGCCATGAACTCGATGAACAGCTGGGCGCCACCATAGGCATAAACAC is a window from the Trichoderma atroviride chromosome 5, complete sequence genome containing:
- a CDS encoding uncharacterized protein (TransMembrane:2 (i21-43o63-82i)) codes for the protein MPAGVFTPIVFSLSSIVSLSTILFVFFSVLCFLCSAPLFFFFVPFPSPPSSPLFPLQLSLYHHSTTLFVLQFLSIIQLQSFIKHLSFYLRTSPVTVRHNPSP